ATTCAGGTTATTTATAATGTCCATAGGAGCATGGTTGCATAGAGGGAATATCCCATGACTTTTGATTCAAGAGTTCAAATCCCAGATGAGGCCTTCAGACAACCATAACAGATGAAGAATCCTGGAAGTGACAGGTAGCCAAGAGAAAAGAACAGAGGGAACATGCCCCCATgcgcagaatatatttttattcacatgcCTGTGACATAACTCTAGAATCAACTCTGCATTCACCAATTCAACCCACCTTTGAGCTGACACTTCAAGTGAGGGAGAGATAGAAACTTGACAGGCATTAACAGCACCGTAGTATCATTTGTACTGAATGCTAAAATCTTTTAATGAAGTATGAGGAGGGCCATGCCATCAATGCCTGTGTCATGATTCCTTGAAGAGACAGATTCTTTAAGAGGAAAAATGGAGAATTATGGTGGGCAGAAAGATGGATTAGAAAAATAAGGTGTATTTTAGGAAAATCTTCTCATTCCAGAAAAGTTGTGGAACAAACTCAAAATCAGACCCacaaaatttgagacctctacttCAATACAAGTTCCTCCTGCCATGATCTTCAATGGGGATGGgcttgaaaatctaaaaataaataattttacaaaaatttccaaTAGATTTTGTCAAGTTACAGCCTTAGAGGATGAgaattttgtccattttatcaCATCAGCAGCCATTTAGCCAGGAATTGACTACATAGAGCACATTGGTGGGAAATTCTAGACAACATAGACACAGCATGGCACCATAGTACCATTCACCAAACAATAGCCACCTGGTCCGGTCGACCATCTACATTATAATGAGTCATGAGTCACACTTCACTCTGAACAATTATCATACATAAATGGTAAGAGCTAAGGCATCCATGAATATGGAAGAGGTAACAGACACCAACATTTTGTATGAGTGTGAAGAAAAGACTGACAAACGGTGTAACACTGAGTGGGCAAGTTTATGGGGCGGCAACCTGGATGCTGGGAAAAGATTATGAGAATGTGCAGCAGGCATTAGAGATGAGAGAATGGAGGAGACTGGAAGAGGTAAAATGGATAAACAGGAAGAAAAAGGTTTGAGGAGATAATGAGGCCAAGAGTGCGAAATGTTGAGCTGATGCTGAGTTGAAGGAGATTCAATGTGGAAAGAAGGTGAATAATGGACAAGGTGAATAACAAAATTTACCATGTAAACATACCTTTAGAATGGTAGGaacattaaataaataaccaCATTTTACCAACCTCCTGAAGGAATGCTATGCACTGATTATGAGGCAATTTGCAGTCACTAGCAGGCCTTTTAGTTCTTCTCTTCGGGTATTTGTCCTTATCTAGTTCCTTCACTGCTAAGGCAAGATTAAAATTCTCCTTCCTGAGTACTTGAGTAATGTTATGTGCATACAGGCTCTTATATCGTCCTTTGAGGTATGCTAAACAATGATTCCTAACATTCAAGTCAGGAATTCTCTGAGGGTTTTCAAAGTGAGCAACAGGATCAGGGAAAACCTATTAGGGCAAAAAGTATCgcttagaaaaaatataaagaattaaaCCAGAAATTAATATTTGGAACAGGTAGTACGAGCTCAATTTACCTCCAGAAAATCTTCAACAGAAAAGTTTTTGGTAAATTTCAAGACTTGTGCTTCATGCTCTTGTTTCTGCTTTATTTCCCCCCGTGTTCTATAAATTCGTTTCCCATCTGGGCACTCTAGAGCTTCAGTGACAAATGCTTTCAGTTTATCTGCATTCCCTTCAAACTCTGAAATTTTATCTTCCAAGAATGTAGGATCTGCATCAGGAAGTACCCCAATTAAGTACTCGAGCTGTTCTGAATAGAGAACTGACTTTTCCAAGTCATCCTTCTCTTCCTTTTCAGCCTCATCATTTTGATCTGATGGTGCGCCATTAAATACACCCGGAACACCACCAACTGCACCTTCCCCTGCAGAGGTGGGCGATGTAGTTTCCGCTTCAAGCGGAGCCACCACTGACGAGGAACAACTTGGCATGTTTACATCTCTTTGCCCAGCCCGTTCATTAGTTTTCACAGAGGGCAagcgaaatttattttctaaagcaTCCAATACGAAAGTGTTCAGCTGGATATCATCGCCCCTACAGTTTTcggcaataatttttaaatattcaggaTCAACATCAGGAAATATTCCCATTAAATAGTTCACCTGATCCTGCTTTCTCTCCCTTAAGCCTTCCGCGTCTGGTAGAGCTGTATTATCGGTGGGACCCGTAGCATCTCCATAAACATTCTCCCTGGTCGAAGTCAGGGCACGTTTTCGGTCACTGTCAACGAGGAACAGATTGGGTGTCACTGATCTCTTCATCCCTCGGGGAGAACTAGGACCATCCAATGGAATGACTGCATCGTCCACTGATTCCGTATCGGATAATATTTCTCCATGACTTTGATATAATAATTCAACCTCGGAGCTATCCTCGCCATCATCAACAGTGACTACCTCAGGCTGAACAGACTTTAATTCCGCAATGATCTGATCGACGACCACGGCGACTCTCCCATATTCCTCTTGTATATTTTCTAACCTATTGAGAATCCCGTCGACATTTACCAATTCAGTAATACCGCTTCTTAACAAATTTGCCCTGACTTCGTCCACTTCACTTATAAGTCGAGTCCAATCCTTCTCTGCCTCGGCCATCACTGACAAAGTCGCAGAACACCAAGTGGAGAATCCCGAAGGTAAATGTTTCGCTCAGGCAGGCTGCAAGCACTTTAACTATTATCTCTGAACCATCATAACTAAACAATAAGCTCGAAACTTGCTCAAAACGGTGATTTCACAGGAATTACGATTTTCAACTTTATTGGAGGGATTTGTGTTAGTACGAACGAAAACACATAGGGGCAGGTAGATCGCTGTTAGCCACGCACCCGCGTATATAATTGTGATTCAAATAGACCTTGGTTGCCTCACTGGAACAGAGAGTTTATATGAGGTATTTGCAAATGATTCGTGGAACGTTCCCTACCTGTCAGAAAATTACTTAAGATATGTTATCTGTATCAATGAATAATATTGTGAAATTGGTAAATACAAAGATATTTAAAATCAtactttgaaaattcaattgatatAGGTCCAGGTGCAATGATGTGTAAAGTATGCTACCATGCATATTTTCCCGAAATTAAATAGAATATTATATTCGCTGAACAGTTTTTAAGATGGAATATTTGATATCAAATTCAGCTCCACTAAATGAACCAccatataatattaaataaaatgacagaTTCAATCATGATAATGAACTATAATCACCTCACCTGACATATCACCGGAACTGTGATCACCattgtaatattttcaatatgaagtcatattttccattacttatgatattttatatcttgcatatttttacatgaatattaaAGGAGGCAATTTTTTTACTACTTTGCTTTGAGGCTTTGTAAAATTTGGAATGCTATAATCCTGTTTTAGAGATGCTGActctattttatttgaaaacattagTTGTCCATATTGTCAATTTGAATTAGGATAACTATATACGTCTAGTTACACTTCATACCATCTTATGCAGAATAACGAGAATTTCTCCTTTCCAAGAACAACTCACATTGTAATTCATATGCTCTTTTTTAACATGAGTCATATCACTATTgataaaaagcaataatttacaggattccaattttttattatcaaacagtaaaataataaatcatatatttaaaataattatgagatTTGAATTATGTATTATGTTTGTGTGCTGCGTGGGAAgctgagaaaattttgaaaattatcaaaGCCTTGAATTGTACACTACGTAATACTATGCTTAATCAGAAAGTTGTTTTAATTTGCGGTTCGTGTAGTGTGTCTTGTTCTCTCTTTTCTACCCTTGATGACCTAGATTTTCCTCTTCAATGCTTGCCAGAAAAAAT
This genomic interval from Ischnura elegans chromosome 5, ioIscEleg1.1, whole genome shotgun sequence contains the following:
- the LOC124159377 gene encoding uncharacterized protein LOC124159377, producing the protein MAEAEKDWTRLISEVDEVRANLLRSGITELVNVDGILNRLENIQEEYGRVAVVVDQIIAELKSVQPEVVTVDDGEDSSEVELLYQSHGEILSDTESVDDAVIPLDGPSSPRGMKRSVTPNLFLVDSDRKRALTSTRENVYGDATGPTDNTALPDAEGLRERKQDQVNYLMGIFPDVDPEYLKIIAENCRGDDIQLNTFVLDALENKFRLPSVKTNERAGQRDVNMPSCSSSVVAPLEAETTSPTSAGEGAVGGVPGVFNGAPSDQNDEAEKEEKDDLEKSVLYSEQLEYLIGVLPDADPTFLEDKISEFEGNADKLKAFVTEALECPDGKRIYRTRGEIKQKQEHEAQVLKFTKNFSVEDFLEVFPDPVAHFENPQRIPDLNVRNHCLAYLKGRYKSLYAHNITQVLRKENFNLALAVKELDKDKYPKRRTKRPASDCKLPHNQCIAFLQEIAYIENKKLIEEFMEGKKRRRQQKFEEAKAKNELLTCNCCFEDDLLPEDMSSCTDGHLFCIQCVKKGAEVIIGDGKSSFPCMHGDCKAEFSLSTLQGILAPSTFGKLVMRLQAEEVNAAGIEGLEICPSCPYSTIPAPEDKVFKCLNPECMKETCRICKEQSHIPLKCEEVEKNVEVEARTYIENKMTEALVRTCWKCNKKFIKESGCNKMTCTCGAVMCYVCRKPVKDYKHFNPYKDRPSELCPLYSDDAELHVQSVKVEAEKAKEEIMRQNPNINLKHDPTLKLPEKPSSSNQPKPPPLNPFLIGNDNMDILMRNVREYYQARINNRRHDNRGRHNHHNGGHVNNYGAIPWMRDHGYNIPPNYEVPPVIQVAPMPRNHPHHPRQPLHYHRARPYAQQNVRLPTVDNMLVGNYYMPPQRPREQQMGHYVYPPPPERPNAQNNPRR